A genomic segment from Nicotiana sylvestris chromosome 1, ASM39365v2, whole genome shotgun sequence encodes:
- the LOC138874531 gene encoding uncharacterized protein — MPPYEALYGRKCRTPLCWNEVGERKFVGPEIVQQTEDKVKIIKDRLKISSDRQKSYADLKRREIEHQVGDKVFLKVSPWKKIMRFGQKDLSHVLPIESIEVNPDLTYEEEPIQILAREIKELRNKRIPLVKVLWRNHSGEEAT, encoded by the exons ATGCCTccttatgaagctttatatggtagaAAATGTAGAACGCCTCTTTGTTGGAATGAGGTTGGTGAAAGAAAATTTGTGGGTCCTGAGATTGTGCAACAAACTGAagataaggtaaaaatcatcaaGGATCGTTTGAAAATTTCTTCAGACAGACAAAAGTCCTATGCTGATCTTAAAAGGCGTGAAATTGAGCATCAGGTGGGTGATAAGGTATTTTTAAAGGTTTCTCCATGGAAGAAGATTATGAGATTTGGCCAAAAAG ATCTATCTCATGTTCTTCCTATTGAGTCTATTGAGGTTAATCCTGATTTAACATATGAAGAAGAACCAATCCAAATCTTAGCGCGTGAGATAAAAGAGCTTAGAAATAAGAGAATCCCATTAGTGAAGGTTCTTTGGAGAAATCATTCAGGCGAAGAAGCTACCTAG
- the LOC104247607 gene encoding cyprosin-like: MESKHLWLSLLLWVIACSVLSASCENLLRVGLKKQPLDVNSINAARVARQQDRYGKNMNGIEKKLGDSDLDIVSLKNYLDAQYYGEIGVGSPPQKFKVIFDTGSSNLWVPSSRCYFSIACWIHSKYKAGKSSTYTRNGESCSIRYGTGSISGHFSQDNVQVGDLVVKDQVFIEATREPSITFIIAKFDGILGLGFQEISVGNATPVWYNMMGQGLVKEPVFSFWINRDATAKEGGELVFGGVDSNHFKGNHTYVPLTQKGYWQFNMGDFLIGNASTGVCAGGCAAIVDSGTSLLAGPTTVVTQINHAIGAEGVVSMECKTIVSQYGEMIWNLLVSGVKPDQVCSQAGLCYFSGAQHVSSNIRSVVERETEGSSVGEAPLCTACEMAVVWMQNQLKQKETKERVLEYVNQLCEKLPSPMGESVIDCSMISAMPNITFTIKDKAYVLTPEQYILKIGEGITTICMSGFAALDVPPPRGPLWILGDVFMGVYHTVFDYGNSRLGFAEAV, encoded by the exons ATGGAAAGTAAACATCTTTGGCTTTCTCTCCTTTTATGGGTCATCGCGTGCTCTGTACTTTCTGCTTCCTGTGAAAATTTGCTTAGAGTTGGTTTGAAGAAGCAACCCCTGGACGTTAATAGCATAAATGCTGCAAGAGTAGCCAGACAACAAGACAGATATGGGAAGAATATGAATGGCATAGAAAAGAAATTGGGTGACTCAGATTTGGATATAGTCTCCTTAAAGAACTACTTGGATGCCCAATACTATGGAGAGATTGGTGTTGGTTCACCTCCTCAGAAATTCAAAGTTATCTTTGATACAGGGAGTTCTAACCTCTGGGTTCCATCATCAAGATGCTATTTCTCT ATTGCATGCTGGATCCACTCCAAGTACAAGGCGGGCAAGTCCAGTACATATACAAGAAATG GGGAATCTTGTTCAATCCGCTATGGAACTGGATCAATATCTGGCCATTTCAGTCAAGACAATGTTCAAGTTGGTGATCTCGTAGTTAAAGATCAG GTGTTTATTGAGGCGACGAGAGAACCAAGCATTACATTTATAATTGCAAAGTTTGATGGTATACTAGGGCTTGGTTTCCAGGAAATTTCTGTTGGAAATGCTACACCTGTCTG GTACAATATGATGGGGCAAGGTCTTGTGAAAGAGCCGGTCTTCTCTTTCTGGATTAACCGTGATGCAACTGCAAAAGAGGGGGGTGAACTTGTTTTTGGTGGAGTTGATTCAAATCACTTCAAGGGTAATCATACATATGTTCCTTTGACTCAGAAGGGCTACTGGCAG TTTAATATGGGAGATTTCCTTATCGGGAACGCATCAACAG GTGTTTGTGCGGGTGGTTGTGCTGCTATTGTGGATTCtggaacatctcttcttgctggTCCAACA ACTGTCGTGACACAAATCAACCATGCCATTGGAGCGGAAGGAGTAGTTAGCATGGAATGTAAAACTATCGTTTCCCAGTATGGAGAGATGATCTGGAATTTACTAGTATCAGGG GTGAAACCTGATCAAGTTTGTTCACAAGCAGGTCTATGTTATTTTAGTGGAGCTCAACATGTCAG CTCTAATATCAGATCTGTAGTTGAAAGGGAAACTGAAGGAAGTTCTGTTGGTGAAGCACCATTGTGCACTGCCTGTGAGATGGCAGTTGTTTGGATGCAGAACCAGCTCAAACAGAAGGAAACAAAGGAGAGAGTACTAGAATATGTGAATCAG CTTTGTGAGAAATTGCCAAGTCCAATGGGAGAATCTGTAATCGACTGCAGTATGATCTCAGCCATGCCAAATATTACATTCACTATTAAAGATAAAGCTTATGTGCTCACTCCAGAACAG TACATTCTTAAAATTGGAGAAGGGATTACTACAATTTGCATGAGTGGATTTGCTGCTTTGGATGTGCCACCACCTCGTGGTCCTCTTTG GATTCTCGGAGATGTATTCATGGGGGTATATCACACTGTATTTGACTATGGTAATTCCCGACTGGGTTTTGCTGAAGCCGTGTAA
- the LOC138874533 gene encoding uncharacterized protein, protein MKVATAALYLQGDAKFWWRVKYEAIKAGEYALETWAELKAALRLQFFPKNVEYNARRKLRELRQTKSVRDYVWEFSALILNIRDMGDKDKLFTFLEGLKPYARIELQRQRVDTLPKAIQAVECLGDYHVEAQKDRPQPPARMGFKGGQPSNGGPSRSGGD, encoded by the coding sequence atgaaggtagcaactgctgccctgtatcttcagggtgatgctaaattctggtggcgggtgaagtacgaagccatcaaggccggtgaataTGCTCTTGAGACATGGGCAGAGCTAAAGGCAGCCCTACGCCTACAGTTCTTCCCCAAAAATGTTGAATACaacgcaaggagaaagctacgtgAGCTCCGCCAGACCAAGTCAGTACGGGACTACGTGTGGGAATTCTCCGCGCTCATACTAAACATAcgtgacatgggggacaaagacaagctcttcacCTTCCTAGAAGGGttgaaaccttatgcccgtatAGAACTACAAAGACAAAGGGTTGACACCCTacccaaggcgatccaagcagttgaatgccttggggactatcatGTAGAAGCTCAGAAGGATAGGCCTCAGCCGCCTGCCCGAAtgggattcaaagggggccaacctagcaatggtggccctagcagaagtgggggagatTAG